A window from Drosophila yakuba strain Tai18E2 chromosome 3L, Prin_Dyak_Tai18E2_2.1, whole genome shotgun sequence encodes these proteins:
- the LOC6532957 gene encoding formin-binding protein 1-like isoform X3, with amino-acid sequence MNCLLGYLNAAQRSLSESGVATIFDPRDSHEEFWDQNENLAIHTNRGIDALDKFANFLRDRVAIETEYAGKLRRLVKNYQPKKKEEEDNEFTSVQAFRNLLKEVGDLAGQREVVSESLQLQIIAGVTLLSKTLREDRKKCLSDGATLQQNLTTQLSSLDRAKRNYEKAYRDSEKAVDSYKRADMDLNLSRAEVERYKNVMTAKIQQSDDAKNEYANQLQKTNNLQQQHFSMLLPAVLNRLQELDEKRTRGFREFIVGAADVESSVAPIIARCMEGIVKAGESINEKEDTFKVIERYQSGFTPPRDIPFEDLSKCDPDSVQDSHYSNSTSNHLTIRGTMSANKLKKRVGIFNIFGSNKIIEACITMKNSLTADGQKEDFSDLPPNQRRKKLQAKIAELTQNIAQETKARDGLMKMKIVYEANSSLGNPMTVEGQLNESEHKLEKLKVDLKKYQGFLEKASQVPTATSSPQATRNQLQNGHRTSRHSNGSADDHHDDGDDQPDDAGSLSRSDSEDNVAQIQNGHNNNNNGSSASPESGLGTSHTSLPGSGQGSANENAIGEDTYYETEVETLNPVGKCRALYPFEASSEGSIPMSEGEELQVIEIDQGDGWTRVRRENNSNGWDEGFVPTSYIECTLYA; translated from the exons ATGAACTGCCTGCTCGGCTATTTGAATGCGGCTCAGCGCAGCCTCAGCGAATCCGGAGTTGCAACCATTTTCGATCCCAGGGATAGCCATGAGGAATTTTGG GATCAGAACGAGAATCTAGCGATACACACGAACAGAGGCATCGATGCTCTGGACAAGTTTGCCAACTTCTTGCGCGATCGAGTGGCCATAGAAACGGAATATGCCGGCAAATTAAG GCGCTTAGTGAAAAACTACCAGCCCAaaaagaaggaggaggaagaCAATGA ATTCACATCGGTGCAAGCGTTCCGCAATCTGCTCAAGGAGGTGGGCGATCTGGCGGGACAGCGCGAGGTGGTGTCCGAGTCCCTCCAGCTGCAGATCATCGCGGGAGTGACGCTCCTGTCCAAGACATTGCGCGAGGATCGCAAG AAATGCCTTAGCGATGGTGCCACCCTGCAGCAGAACCTCACCACACAGCTCTCCTCGCTGGACCGGGCCAAGCGGAACTACGAGAAGGCCTACCGCGACTCGGAGAAGGCGGTGGACAGCTACAAGCGGGCGGACATGGACCTCAATCTCAGCCGGGCCGAGGTGGAGCGCTACAAGAACGTGATGACGGCCAAGATTCAGCAGTCGGACGATGCAAAGAACGAGTACGCTAATCAGCTGCAGAAGACAAAcaatctgcagcagcagcacttcaGCATGCTGCTGCCCGCGGTACTCAATCGATTGCAGGAGCTGGACGAGAAGCGCACACGTGGCTTCAGGGAATTCATTGTGGGAGCGGCGGATGTGGAGTCATCGGTGGCGCCAATCATTGCCCGCTGCATGGAGGGCATCGTGAAGGCCGGCGAGTCCATCAACGAAAAGGAGGATACCTTCAAAGTCATAGAAAG ATATCAATCTGGTTTTACGCCACCAAGGGACATACCCTTCGAGGATCTGTCCAAGTGCGATCCGGATTCCGTGCAGGACTCGCACTACAGCAACTCGACATCGAACCACCTGACCATTAGGGGCACGATGAGTGCCAACAAACTGAAGAAACGCGTGGGCATTTTCAACATATTCGGCAGCAACAAG ATAATTGAAGCCTGTATCACCATGAAG AATTCCCTGACTGCGGATGGACAAAAGGAGGACTTCAGCGATCTGCCACCAAACCAACGAAGAAAGAAACTGCAGGCGAAGATCGCCGAACTGACACAAAACATCGCCCAGGAAACAAAAGCACGGGATGGCctgatgaagatgaagatcGTCTATGAGGCGAACTCTTCGCTGGGCAATCCCATGACCGTCGAGGGACAACTGAACGAGTCGGAACACAAGTTGGAGAAGCTGAAAGTGGATCTGAAGAAGTACCAGGGCTTCTTGGAGAAGGCCAGTCAAGTGCCGACGGCCACCAGCAGTCCACAGGCGACTCGAAATCAATTGCAAAACGGTCATCGAACCTCTAG aCATTCCAATGGCAGTGCCGATGACCATCATGATGATGGCGACGACCAGCCCGATGATGCTGGCAGCTTAAGCAGGTCAGATTCTGAGGATAATGTGGCGCAAATACAAAATGggcataataataacaataacgg CAGTTCGGCAAGTCCCGAGAGTGGCCTTGGCACTTCGCACACATCCCTGCCAGGATCGGGACAGGGCAgcgcaaatgaaaatgcgATTGGCGAGGATACCTACTATGAAACGGAAGTGGAGACCCTTAATCCAGTGGGAAAATGTCGAGCCCTGTATCCGTTTGAAG CCTCCAGCGAGGGAAGCATACCCATGAGTGAGGGCGAGGAACTGCAAGTGATCGAGATTGACCAAGGAGATGGATGGACGCGAGTGCGGCGGGAGAACAACTCCAATGGCTGGGACGAGGGCTTCGTGCCCACGAGTTATATTGAGTGCACGCTCTATGCTTAG
- the LOC6532957 gene encoding formin-binding protein 1-like isoform X5 — protein MNCLLGYLNAAQRSLSESGVATIFDPRDSHEEFWDQNENLAIHTNRGIDALDKFANFLRDRVAIETEYAGKLRRLVKNYQPKKKEEEDNEFTSVQAFRNLLKEVGDLAGQREVVSESLQLQIIAGVTLLSKTLREDRKKCLSDGATLQQNLTTQLSSLDRAKRNYEKAYRDSEKAVDSYKRADMDLNLSRAEVERYKNVMTAKIQQSDDAKNEYANQLQKTNNLQQQHFSMLLPAVLNRLQELDEKRTRGFREFIVGAADVESSVAPIIARCMEGIVKAGESINEKEDTFKVIERYQSGFTPPRDIPFEDLSKCDPDSVQDSHYSNSTSNHLTIRGTMSANKLKKRVGIFNIFGSNKNSLTADGQKEDFSDLPPNQRRKKLQAKIAELTQNIAQETKARDGLMKMKIVYEANSSLGNPMTVEGQLNESEHKLEKLKVDLKKYQGFLEKASQVPTATSSPQATRNQLQNGHRTSRHSNGSADDHHDDGDDQPDDAGSLSRSDSEDNVAQIQNGHNNNNNGSASPESGLGTSHTSLPGSGQGSANENAIGEDTYYETEVETLNPVGKCRALYPFEASSEGSIPMSEGEELQVIEIDQGDGWTRVRRENNSNGWDEGFVPTSYIECTLYA, from the exons ATGAACTGCCTGCTCGGCTATTTGAATGCGGCTCAGCGCAGCCTCAGCGAATCCGGAGTTGCAACCATTTTCGATCCCAGGGATAGCCATGAGGAATTTTGG GATCAGAACGAGAATCTAGCGATACACACGAACAGAGGCATCGATGCTCTGGACAAGTTTGCCAACTTCTTGCGCGATCGAGTGGCCATAGAAACGGAATATGCCGGCAAATTAAG GCGCTTAGTGAAAAACTACCAGCCCAaaaagaaggaggaggaagaCAATGA ATTCACATCGGTGCAAGCGTTCCGCAATCTGCTCAAGGAGGTGGGCGATCTGGCGGGACAGCGCGAGGTGGTGTCCGAGTCCCTCCAGCTGCAGATCATCGCGGGAGTGACGCTCCTGTCCAAGACATTGCGCGAGGATCGCAAG AAATGCCTTAGCGATGGTGCCACCCTGCAGCAGAACCTCACCACACAGCTCTCCTCGCTGGACCGGGCCAAGCGGAACTACGAGAAGGCCTACCGCGACTCGGAGAAGGCGGTGGACAGCTACAAGCGGGCGGACATGGACCTCAATCTCAGCCGGGCCGAGGTGGAGCGCTACAAGAACGTGATGACGGCCAAGATTCAGCAGTCGGACGATGCAAAGAACGAGTACGCTAATCAGCTGCAGAAGACAAAcaatctgcagcagcagcacttcaGCATGCTGCTGCCCGCGGTACTCAATCGATTGCAGGAGCTGGACGAGAAGCGCACACGTGGCTTCAGGGAATTCATTGTGGGAGCGGCGGATGTGGAGTCATCGGTGGCGCCAATCATTGCCCGCTGCATGGAGGGCATCGTGAAGGCCGGCGAGTCCATCAACGAAAAGGAGGATACCTTCAAAGTCATAGAAAG ATATCAATCTGGTTTTACGCCACCAAGGGACATACCCTTCGAGGATCTGTCCAAGTGCGATCCGGATTCCGTGCAGGACTCGCACTACAGCAACTCGACATCGAACCACCTGACCATTAGGGGCACGATGAGTGCCAACAAACTGAAGAAACGCGTGGGCATTTTCAACATATTCGGCAGCAACAAG AATTCCCTGACTGCGGATGGACAAAAGGAGGACTTCAGCGATCTGCCACCAAACCAACGAAGAAAGAAACTGCAGGCGAAGATCGCCGAACTGACACAAAACATCGCCCAGGAAACAAAAGCACGGGATGGCctgatgaagatgaagatcGTCTATGAGGCGAACTCTTCGCTGGGCAATCCCATGACCGTCGAGGGACAACTGAACGAGTCGGAACACAAGTTGGAGAAGCTGAAAGTGGATCTGAAGAAGTACCAGGGCTTCTTGGAGAAGGCCAGTCAAGTGCCGACGGCCACCAGCAGTCCACAGGCGACTCGAAATCAATTGCAAAACGGTCATCGAACCTCTAG aCATTCCAATGGCAGTGCCGATGACCATCATGATGATGGCGACGACCAGCCCGATGATGCTGGCAGCTTAAGCAGGTCAGATTCTGAGGATAATGTGGCGCAAATACAAAATGggcataataataacaataacgg TTCGGCAAGTCCCGAGAGTGGCCTTGGCACTTCGCACACATCCCTGCCAGGATCGGGACAGGGCAgcgcaaatgaaaatgcgATTGGCGAGGATACCTACTATGAAACGGAAGTGGAGACCCTTAATCCAGTGGGAAAATGTCGAGCCCTGTATCCGTTTGAAG CCTCCAGCGAGGGAAGCATACCCATGAGTGAGGGCGAGGAACTGCAAGTGATCGAGATTGACCAAGGAGATGGATGGACGCGAGTGCGGCGGGAGAACAACTCCAATGGCTGGGACGAGGGCTTCGTGCCCACGAGTTATATTGAGTGCACGCTCTATGCTTAG
- the LOC6532957 gene encoding formin-binding protein 1-like isoform X8 — protein MNCLLGYLNAAQRSLSESGVATIFDPRDSHEEFWDQNENLAIHTNRGIDALDKFANFLRDRVAIETEYAGKLRRLVKNYQPKKKEEEDNEFTSVQAFRNLLKEVGDLAGQREVVSESLQLQIIAGVTLLSKTLREDRKKCLSDGATLQQNLTTQLSSLDRAKRNYEKAYRDSEKAVDSYKRADMDLNLSRAEVERYKNVMTAKIQQSDDAKNEYANQLQKTNNLQQQHFSMLLPAVLNRLQELDEKRTRGFREFIVGAADVESSVAPIIARCMEGIVKAGESINEKEDTFKVIERYQSGFTPPRDIPFEDLSKCDPDSVQDSHYSNSTSNHLTIRGTMSANKLKKRVGIFNIFGSNKEDFSDLPPNQRRKKLQAKIAELTQNIAQETKARDGLMKMKIVYEANSSLGNPMTVEGQLNESEHKLEKLKVDLKKYQGFLEKASQVPTATSSPQATRNQLQNGHRTSRHSNGSADDHHDDGDDQPDDAGSLSRSDSEDNVAQIQNGHNNNNNGSSASPESGLGTSHTSLPGSGQGSANENAIGEDTYYETEVETLNPVGKCRALYPFEASSEGSIPMSEGEELQVIEIDQGDGWTRVRRENNSNGWDEGFVPTSYIECTLYA, from the exons ATGAACTGCCTGCTCGGCTATTTGAATGCGGCTCAGCGCAGCCTCAGCGAATCCGGAGTTGCAACCATTTTCGATCCCAGGGATAGCCATGAGGAATTTTGG GATCAGAACGAGAATCTAGCGATACACACGAACAGAGGCATCGATGCTCTGGACAAGTTTGCCAACTTCTTGCGCGATCGAGTGGCCATAGAAACGGAATATGCCGGCAAATTAAG GCGCTTAGTGAAAAACTACCAGCCCAaaaagaaggaggaggaagaCAATGA ATTCACATCGGTGCAAGCGTTCCGCAATCTGCTCAAGGAGGTGGGCGATCTGGCGGGACAGCGCGAGGTGGTGTCCGAGTCCCTCCAGCTGCAGATCATCGCGGGAGTGACGCTCCTGTCCAAGACATTGCGCGAGGATCGCAAG AAATGCCTTAGCGATGGTGCCACCCTGCAGCAGAACCTCACCACACAGCTCTCCTCGCTGGACCGGGCCAAGCGGAACTACGAGAAGGCCTACCGCGACTCGGAGAAGGCGGTGGACAGCTACAAGCGGGCGGACATGGACCTCAATCTCAGCCGGGCCGAGGTGGAGCGCTACAAGAACGTGATGACGGCCAAGATTCAGCAGTCGGACGATGCAAAGAACGAGTACGCTAATCAGCTGCAGAAGACAAAcaatctgcagcagcagcacttcaGCATGCTGCTGCCCGCGGTACTCAATCGATTGCAGGAGCTGGACGAGAAGCGCACACGTGGCTTCAGGGAATTCATTGTGGGAGCGGCGGATGTGGAGTCATCGGTGGCGCCAATCATTGCCCGCTGCATGGAGGGCATCGTGAAGGCCGGCGAGTCCATCAACGAAAAGGAGGATACCTTCAAAGTCATAGAAAG ATATCAATCTGGTTTTACGCCACCAAGGGACATACCCTTCGAGGATCTGTCCAAGTGCGATCCGGATTCCGTGCAGGACTCGCACTACAGCAACTCGACATCGAACCACCTGACCATTAGGGGCACGATGAGTGCCAACAAACTGAAGAAACGCGTGGGCATTTTCAACATATTCGGCAGCAACAAG GAGGACTTCAGCGATCTGCCACCAAACCAACGAAGAAAGAAACTGCAGGCGAAGATCGCCGAACTGACACAAAACATCGCCCAGGAAACAAAAGCACGGGATGGCctgatgaagatgaagatcGTCTATGAGGCGAACTCTTCGCTGGGCAATCCCATGACCGTCGAGGGACAACTGAACGAGTCGGAACACAAGTTGGAGAAGCTGAAAGTGGATCTGAAGAAGTACCAGGGCTTCTTGGAGAAGGCCAGTCAAGTGCCGACGGCCACCAGCAGTCCACAGGCGACTCGAAATCAATTGCAAAACGGTCATCGAACCTCTAG aCATTCCAATGGCAGTGCCGATGACCATCATGATGATGGCGACGACCAGCCCGATGATGCTGGCAGCTTAAGCAGGTCAGATTCTGAGGATAATGTGGCGCAAATACAAAATGggcataataataacaataacgg CAGTTCGGCAAGTCCCGAGAGTGGCCTTGGCACTTCGCACACATCCCTGCCAGGATCGGGACAGGGCAgcgcaaatgaaaatgcgATTGGCGAGGATACCTACTATGAAACGGAAGTGGAGACCCTTAATCCAGTGGGAAAATGTCGAGCCCTGTATCCGTTTGAAG CCTCCAGCGAGGGAAGCATACCCATGAGTGAGGGCGAGGAACTGCAAGTGATCGAGATTGACCAAGGAGATGGATGGACGCGAGTGCGGCGGGAGAACAACTCCAATGGCTGGGACGAGGGCTTCGTGCCCACGAGTTATATTGAGTGCACGCTCTATGCTTAG
- the LOC6532957 gene encoding formin-binding protein 1-like isoform X14 encodes MLALLASGSSRSSSNNKLAESENSAQNSNNMSWGTELWDQNENLAIHTNRGIDALDKFANFLRDRVAIETEYAGKLRRLVKNYQPKKKEEEDNEFTSVQAFRNLLKEVGDLAGQREVVSESLQLQIIAGVTLLSKTLREDRKKCLSDGATLQQNLTTQLSSLDRAKRNYEKAYRDSEKAVDSYKRADMDLNLSRAEVERYKNVMTAKIQQSDDAKNEYANQLQKTNNLQQQHFSMLLPAVLNRLQELDEKRTRGFREFIVGAADVESSVAPIIARCMEGIVKAGESINEKEDTFKVIERYQSGFTPPRDIPFEDLSKCDPDSVQDSHYSNSTSNHLTIRGTMSANKLKKRVGIFNIFGSNKNSLTADGQKEDFSDLPPNQRRKKLQAKIAELTQNIAQETKARDGLMKMKIVYEANSSLGNPMTVEGQLNESEHKLEKLKVDLKKYQGFLEKASQVPTATSSPQATRNQLQNGHRTSRHSNGSADDHHDDGDDQPDDAGSLSSSASPESGLGTSHTSLPGSGQGSANENAIGEDTYYETEVETLNPVGKCRALYPFEASSEGSIPMSEGEELQVIEIDQGDGWTRVRRENNSNGWDEGFVPTSYIECTLYA; translated from the exons GATCAGAACGAGAATCTAGCGATACACACGAACAGAGGCATCGATGCTCTGGACAAGTTTGCCAACTTCTTGCGCGATCGAGTGGCCATAGAAACGGAATATGCCGGCAAATTAAG GCGCTTAGTGAAAAACTACCAGCCCAaaaagaaggaggaggaagaCAATGA ATTCACATCGGTGCAAGCGTTCCGCAATCTGCTCAAGGAGGTGGGCGATCTGGCGGGACAGCGCGAGGTGGTGTCCGAGTCCCTCCAGCTGCAGATCATCGCGGGAGTGACGCTCCTGTCCAAGACATTGCGCGAGGATCGCAAG AAATGCCTTAGCGATGGTGCCACCCTGCAGCAGAACCTCACCACACAGCTCTCCTCGCTGGACCGGGCCAAGCGGAACTACGAGAAGGCCTACCGCGACTCGGAGAAGGCGGTGGACAGCTACAAGCGGGCGGACATGGACCTCAATCTCAGCCGGGCCGAGGTGGAGCGCTACAAGAACGTGATGACGGCCAAGATTCAGCAGTCGGACGATGCAAAGAACGAGTACGCTAATCAGCTGCAGAAGACAAAcaatctgcagcagcagcacttcaGCATGCTGCTGCCCGCGGTACTCAATCGATTGCAGGAGCTGGACGAGAAGCGCACACGTGGCTTCAGGGAATTCATTGTGGGAGCGGCGGATGTGGAGTCATCGGTGGCGCCAATCATTGCCCGCTGCATGGAGGGCATCGTGAAGGCCGGCGAGTCCATCAACGAAAAGGAGGATACCTTCAAAGTCATAGAAAG ATATCAATCTGGTTTTACGCCACCAAGGGACATACCCTTCGAGGATCTGTCCAAGTGCGATCCGGATTCCGTGCAGGACTCGCACTACAGCAACTCGACATCGAACCACCTGACCATTAGGGGCACGATGAGTGCCAACAAACTGAAGAAACGCGTGGGCATTTTCAACATATTCGGCAGCAACAAG AATTCCCTGACTGCGGATGGACAAAAGGAGGACTTCAGCGATCTGCCACCAAACCAACGAAGAAAGAAACTGCAGGCGAAGATCGCCGAACTGACACAAAACATCGCCCAGGAAACAAAAGCACGGGATGGCctgatgaagatgaagatcGTCTATGAGGCGAACTCTTCGCTGGGCAATCCCATGACCGTCGAGGGACAACTGAACGAGTCGGAACACAAGTTGGAGAAGCTGAAAGTGGATCTGAAGAAGTACCAGGGCTTCTTGGAGAAGGCCAGTCAAGTGCCGACGGCCACCAGCAGTCCACAGGCGACTCGAAATCAATTGCAAAACGGTCATCGAACCTCTAG aCATTCCAATGGCAGTGCCGATGACCATCATGATGATGGCGACGACCAGCCCGATGATGCTGGCAGCTTAAGCAG TTCGGCAAGTCCCGAGAGTGGCCTTGGCACTTCGCACACATCCCTGCCAGGATCGGGACAGGGCAgcgcaaatgaaaatgcgATTGGCGAGGATACCTACTATGAAACGGAAGTGGAGACCCTTAATCCAGTGGGAAAATGTCGAGCCCTGTATCCGTTTGAAG CCTCCAGCGAGGGAAGCATACCCATGAGTGAGGGCGAGGAACTGCAAGTGATCGAGATTGACCAAGGAGATGGATGGACGCGAGTGCGGCGGGAGAACAACTCCAATGGCTGGGACGAGGGCTTCGTGCCCACGAGTTATATTGAGTGCACGCTCTATGCTTAG
- the LOC6532957 gene encoding formin-binding protein 1-like isoform X12, whose protein sequence is MLALLASGSSRSSSNNKLAESENSAQNSNNMSWGTELWDQNENLAIHTNRGIDALDKFANFLRDRVAIETEYAGKLRRLVKNYQPKKKEEEDNEFTSVQAFRNLLKEVGDLAGQREVVSESLQLQIIAGVTLLSKTLREDRKKCLSDGATLQQNLTTQLSSLDRAKRNYEKAYRDSEKAVDSYKRADMDLNLSRAEVERYKNVMTAKIQQSDDAKNEYANQLQKTNNLQQQHFSMLLPAVLNRLQELDEKRTRGFREFIVGAADVESSVAPIIARCMEGIVKAGESINEKEDTFKVIERYQSGFTPPRDIPFEDLSKCDPDSVQDSHYSNSTSNHLTIRGTMSANKLKKRVGIFNIFGSNKQRQIIEACITMKNSLTADGQKEDFSDLPPNQRRKKLQAKIAELTQNIAQETKARDGLMKMKIVYEANSSLGNPMTVEGQLNESEHKLEKLKVDLKKYQGFLEKASQVPTATSSPQATRNQLQNGHRTSRHSNGSADDHHDDGDDQPDDAGSLSSSASPESGLGTSHTSLPGSGQGSANENAIGEDTYYETEVETLNPVGKCRALYPFEASSEGSIPMSEGEELQVIEIDQGDGWTRVRRENNSNGWDEGFVPTSYIECTLYA, encoded by the exons GATCAGAACGAGAATCTAGCGATACACACGAACAGAGGCATCGATGCTCTGGACAAGTTTGCCAACTTCTTGCGCGATCGAGTGGCCATAGAAACGGAATATGCCGGCAAATTAAG GCGCTTAGTGAAAAACTACCAGCCCAaaaagaaggaggaggaagaCAATGA ATTCACATCGGTGCAAGCGTTCCGCAATCTGCTCAAGGAGGTGGGCGATCTGGCGGGACAGCGCGAGGTGGTGTCCGAGTCCCTCCAGCTGCAGATCATCGCGGGAGTGACGCTCCTGTCCAAGACATTGCGCGAGGATCGCAAG AAATGCCTTAGCGATGGTGCCACCCTGCAGCAGAACCTCACCACACAGCTCTCCTCGCTGGACCGGGCCAAGCGGAACTACGAGAAGGCCTACCGCGACTCGGAGAAGGCGGTGGACAGCTACAAGCGGGCGGACATGGACCTCAATCTCAGCCGGGCCGAGGTGGAGCGCTACAAGAACGTGATGACGGCCAAGATTCAGCAGTCGGACGATGCAAAGAACGAGTACGCTAATCAGCTGCAGAAGACAAAcaatctgcagcagcagcacttcaGCATGCTGCTGCCCGCGGTACTCAATCGATTGCAGGAGCTGGACGAGAAGCGCACACGTGGCTTCAGGGAATTCATTGTGGGAGCGGCGGATGTGGAGTCATCGGTGGCGCCAATCATTGCCCGCTGCATGGAGGGCATCGTGAAGGCCGGCGAGTCCATCAACGAAAAGGAGGATACCTTCAAAGTCATAGAAAG ATATCAATCTGGTTTTACGCCACCAAGGGACATACCCTTCGAGGATCTGTCCAAGTGCGATCCGGATTCCGTGCAGGACTCGCACTACAGCAACTCGACATCGAACCACCTGACCATTAGGGGCACGATGAGTGCCAACAAACTGAAGAAACGCGTGGGCATTTTCAACATATTCGGCAGCAACAAG CAACGGCAGATAATTGAAGCCTGTATCACCATGAAG AATTCCCTGACTGCGGATGGACAAAAGGAGGACTTCAGCGATCTGCCACCAAACCAACGAAGAAAGAAACTGCAGGCGAAGATCGCCGAACTGACACAAAACATCGCCCAGGAAACAAAAGCACGGGATGGCctgatgaagatgaagatcGTCTATGAGGCGAACTCTTCGCTGGGCAATCCCATGACCGTCGAGGGACAACTGAACGAGTCGGAACACAAGTTGGAGAAGCTGAAAGTGGATCTGAAGAAGTACCAGGGCTTCTTGGAGAAGGCCAGTCAAGTGCCGACGGCCACCAGCAGTCCACAGGCGACTCGAAATCAATTGCAAAACGGTCATCGAACCTCTAG aCATTCCAATGGCAGTGCCGATGACCATCATGATGATGGCGACGACCAGCCCGATGATGCTGGCAGCTTAAGCAG TTCGGCAAGTCCCGAGAGTGGCCTTGGCACTTCGCACACATCCCTGCCAGGATCGGGACAGGGCAgcgcaaatgaaaatgcgATTGGCGAGGATACCTACTATGAAACGGAAGTGGAGACCCTTAATCCAGTGGGAAAATGTCGAGCCCTGTATCCGTTTGAAG CCTCCAGCGAGGGAAGCATACCCATGAGTGAGGGCGAGGAACTGCAAGTGATCGAGATTGACCAAGGAGATGGATGGACGCGAGTGCGGCGGGAGAACAACTCCAATGGCTGGGACGAGGGCTTCGTGCCCACGAGTTATATTGAGTGCACGCTCTATGCTTAG